CACGACCACGCCGCGATGCCGGGGATGGCGACCGAGGCCCAGTTGGAGAAGCTGCGCGCGGCGAAGGGGAAGGCATTCGACCGGCTCTTCCTCGAGCTGATGATCACTCACCACGAGGGAGCGATCAGCATGGCCACGGAGGTGAAGGCGCAGGGCAACAACGTCCAGGTCGAGGAGATGGCCGACGACGTGGTCGCCCAGCAGACGAGCGAGATCTCGCGGATGCGCGGGATGCTCTGACGCTCCCGGCGGCGCCTCAGCGACGGGCGCGGCGCGGGGCCAGGAAGCCCTCGTCGCGCGCCTGCCCGATCAGTCTGAGCGACCTCCGCCGACTGTGCCCCGTCGCGCACATCACCGCGAGCACGGGATCGGCGCCCTCCGCACGGGCGGCCCGGTACTCCTGTGCGACCAGTCGGCGCCCCTCCCTGCCCCGCGGCCACGCGGGACGGGCCCGCCGGGAGGCGGCCCGGGCGGCACCGGCGGAGGCCGGCAGGCACGCCTCGAAGAGCGGGCTCTCCAGCCACTCGGCGAGCGCGGCCAGGTCGTCGAGGGACAGGGGCGGTTCGGCCCGCACGTCCTCGACCATCACGCCCTGACCGGACAGCACGGCGAGCGCCTCCACCCGGGCGCCGTCGGTGAACGTCAGCCGGACGTCGAACCAGGACGTCGCTTCGCCGTCCTCGCGCACCACCCAGG
This region of Streptomyces ambofaciens ATCC 23877 genomic DNA includes:
- a CDS encoding DUF6214 family protein, translated to MSVRQTWVVREDGEATSWFDVRLTFTDGARVEALAVLSGQGVMVEDVRAEPPLSLDDLAALAEWLESPLFEACLPASAGAARAASRRARPAWPRGREGRRLVAQEYRAARAEGADPVLAVMCATGHSRRRSLRLIGQARDEGFLAPRRARR